The Thermotoga caldifontis AZM44c09 genomic interval TCAGCCTGTTCTCCGACATAGTGTACGAAGGTGCGCGCGGTGTGGCGGGACCTTTCTTGCTCGAACTCGGTGCGAGTGCCGCGGTGGTCGCATTCACCGCTGGTTTTGGGGAACTCGTGGGTTACGTACTGAGACTGTTCAGTGGTTATCTCGCCGACAGAACGAAGCGACCATGGTTGTTCACTCTGGTGGGTTACAGCTTCAACCTCTTCGCGATCCCGCTGCTCGCGTTCGTGTGGGACTGGAGGATAGCGATGTTGCTGATGATCCTCGAACGAACCGGAAAAGCCATAAGGAAACCCGCCAGGGACAGCATGGTTTCCTACGCCGCCAAGCAAGTGGGTCCCGGGTTCGGTTTCGGAATCGAAGAGGCGCTCGACCAGATAGGTGCCGTGAGTGGGCCTCTGATACTCTCGCTGATCTTGAGTTTCAAGTCGGGTGAATTGCTCGAACGTTACCATTTCGGCTTTTCGATCCTGTGGATACCTGCCAGCATTTCCATGATCCTGCTCATCGTCGGCAGGTTTCTCTTCCCGAGGCCCATCGAGTTTGAAAAGGAACCCACAGGCAGGTCCCAGCAGTCTTCCAGGCTCGGTTTCGAAGCTGTGCTCTATCTCGTCGCGGTTGGCCTGCTGGCGGCAGGTTTCGTGGACTTTCCATTGATGTCCTACCACATGGCCAAACAGGAACTCTTCGTCAGTGCCGTCGTGCCACTGCTCTACTCCGTCGCTATGGGCGTCGATGCCGCATCGGCGATCTTCTTCGGAAGACTTTACGATAGGCTCGGCATAACGGCACTCATAGCCTCCACGGCGGTTGGATCGCTCGCAGCCCCACTGACGTTCCTCGCAAAGGGAAAGTTGTGGGTAGTCCTTGGTGTGAGCCTCTGGGGGATCAGCATGGGAGCTCAGGAATCGGTGATGAAGGCGGTCATCGCGAAGATCATCCCTCCGGAGAAGAGAGGGTTCGCTTACGGTCTTCTGAATTCTGTCTTTGGTGTTTCCTGGTTCGCGGGCAGTTTCGCCATGGGACTTCTGTATCAGAGCTCTCTCGGCTTGATGGTATCGCTGTCTCTGTTACTTCAGCTTGGGAGCGTTGCGGTCATGTACGTGCTCAAAGCCCGCGCGGCGGTTTGACGATGTACCAGAGAAGTTTGGCAACATCTCTGGGCACGTTCTTCTTCTGGCGTGGTGATTGAAGGTATCTGTACAGCCATTCGAGTTTGAGATCCTGAAAGATCTTCGGGGCTCTCCTTTTGTAACCCGAGATCACGTCGAACGAGCCGCCCACGCCCATCGCGAAAATTGCAGGGACTTTCTGAAAGTGTTTGTGTATCCATGTTTCCTGTTTTGGAACACCCATGCCGACGAACAACAGATCGGCTCTGGAAGATGAAATGAGTTCTATCGGGCCGTCTCCGTTGAAATAACCGTGGTGGTAACCGGCTATTATGCTGCCGTAAGTTTTTTCCAGATTCTTCGCCGCCTTTTCGACGACCTCCGGTTTGCTTCCCAGTAGAAAAACCTTCAGTTTCTCTTTCGCTGCGACCTCGCAGAGACGGAGCATCATGTCTATGCCCGTGACGCGTTCGGACGTTTTCCTGTGGAACCTTTTTATCGCGAGGATCACGCCGAACCCATCAGGAAGGATGAGGTCAGCGCTGCGAACGACCTTTCTGTACTCCGGACTCTCTATCGTTGTGACGACGATGGTGGCGTTCGCGGTGACGACGAAAGTTTTCTTCCTCTGGAGGACCCTGTCTCTGATCTCCGAGAACATTTCGTCAAAGGTCCCTACGCTCACTGGCAGGCCGAAGATTTCTACCTTTTCCAAGGGGAAACCTCCAAACAAAATTTAAGGCCGGTGTACCCGGCCTCCTGGTGCCGAGGGCGGGACTTGAACCCGCACGGGTGGAAACCCACATGATCCTGAGTCATGCGCGTCTGCCATTTCCGCCACCTCGGCACGCTGCCGTAAATAATATTACCACATACCGCCGGCCAGTTCAAGAGTCTTCAGCCAGGTCATGGATACAGAACTGGTACAGAAATGAAATGATCGTGTCATTGATATGGTGTTCTATATTACTATAACAATATGATACGGAGGTGACAGGATGTCTCTCATCCTTCAATCCAGGCTCGTAAGAATGGCTTTGATACTGGCAGCGCTCGGGG includes:
- a CDS encoding MFS transporter, giving the protein MSQRVRSAMAFIVLMGFVSLFSDIVYEGARGVAGPFLLELGASAAVVAFTAGFGELVGYVLRLFSGYLADRTKRPWLFTLVGYSFNLFAIPLLAFVWDWRIAMLLMILERTGKAIRKPARDSMVSYAAKQVGPGFGFGIEEALDQIGAVSGPLILSLILSFKSGELLERYHFGFSILWIPASISMILLIVGRFLFPRPIEFEKEPTGRSQQSSRLGFEAVLYLVAVGLLAAGFVDFPLMSYHMAKQELFVSAVVPLLYSVAMGVDAASAIFFGRLYDRLGITALIASTAVGSLAAPLTFLAKGKLWVVLGVSLWGISMGAQESVMKAVIAKIIPPEKRGFAYGLLNSVFGVSWFAGSFAMGLLYQSSLGLMVSLSLLLQLGSVAVMYVLKARAAV
- a CDS encoding WecB/TagA/CpsF family glycosyltransferase, producing MEKVEIFGLPVSVGTFDEMFSEIRDRVLQRKKTFVVTANATIVVTTIESPEYRKVVRSADLILPDGFGVILAIKRFHRKTSERVTGIDMMLRLCEVAAKEKLKVFLLGSKPEVVEKAAKNLEKTYGSIIAGYHHGYFNGDGPIELISSSRADLLFVGMGVPKQETWIHKHFQKVPAIFAMGVGGSFDVISGYKRRAPKIFQDLKLEWLYRYLQSPRQKKNVPRDVAKLLWYIVKPPRGL